A window from Bufo gargarizans isolate SCDJY-AF-19 unplaced genomic scaffold, ASM1485885v1 original_scaffold_1495_pilon, whole genome shotgun sequence encodes these proteins:
- the LOC122923352 gene encoding CAD protein-like isoform X4: MAVQAELLLEDGTRFTGRMFGAEVPVSGEVVFQTGMVGYPEALTDPSYKSQILVLTYPLVGNYGVPQDELDEFGLSKWFESGRIHAAGLIVGECSENPSHWSCAKSLNQWLQEQGIPGLQGVDTRALTKKIREKGTMLGKLVPQGTDEKQVPYDDPGKRNLVQEVSLKEPRVFNPGGDVKIAALDCGLKYNQIRCLCQRGAEVTVLPWDSPIDSAEYDGLFLSNGPGDPVYCQQSVLHIHRYMEGENPKPLFGICLGHQILSLVIGAKTYKMKYGNRGHNQPCIHAASQRCFITSQNHGYAVDPHTLPDGWSPLFTNANDHTNEGIIHNSKPFFSVQFHPEHRAGPMDLVCLFDVFLDTVRDMKAGKTELRTVKERLDHVLTYKDSPNVSDLQSGRPRKVLILGSGGLSIGQAGEFDYSGSQAIKALKEEKIQTVLINPNIATVQTSKGLADKVYFLPITADYVTQVIKNERPDGVLLTFGGQTALNCGVELTKRGVLEKYNVRVLGTPVSSIEMTEDRKVFVEKMEEIGEHVAPSEAAFSLEQAQAAAERLGYPVLVRSAYALGGLGSGFANSKEEMTSLVCQAFAHTTQVLVDKSLKGWKEIEYEVVRDAYNNCVTVCNMENVDPLGIHTGESIVVAPSQTLNDREYNLLRNTAIKVIQHLGIVGECNIQYALNPESEQYYIIEVNARLSRSSALASKATGYPLAYVAAKLALGIPLPVLRNSVTNSTTANFEPSLDYCVVKAPRWDLSKFLRVSTKIGSSMKSVGEVMSVGRSFEEAFQKALRMVDENCVGFDHTVKSASDEELATPTDKRIFVLAAALRAGYTIERLYELTKIDRWFLHKMKNITDHVNALEACRDENAMPRSLLHRAKQLGFSDKQIAQAVQSTELAVRKVRQEWQILPQVKQIDTVAAEWPAQTNYLYLTYNGIEHDLDFQEPHVMVLGSGVYRIGSSVEFDWCAVGCIQELRKMGFKTIMVNYNPETVSTDYDMCDRLYFDEISFEVVMDIYELENPEGIILSMGGQLPNNIAMSLHRQQCRVLGTSPEAIDSAENRFKFSRLLDTIGISQPQWKELSDTQCALQFCNAVGYPCVVRPSYVLSGAAMNVAYSDDDLEKFLTSAVAVSKEYPVVISKFIQEAKEIDVDAVACDGVVVAVAISEHVENAGVHSGDATLVTPPQDITPKTLERIKAIVHAVGLELQVTGPFNLQLIAKDDQLRVIECNVRVSRSFPFVSKTLGEDLVALATQVIMGEEVEPLGLMAGTGIVGLKVPQFSFSRLAGADVVLGVEMTSTGEVACFGENRYEAYLKAMLSTGFKIPQNNILLTIGSYKNKSELLPTVRTLESLGYSLYASVGTADFYTEHGIKVKAMDWPFEETDNDGALKEKQRSIMDHLSENHFDLVINLSMRNSGGRRLSSFVTRGYRTRRLAVDYSVPLIIDIKCTKLFVEALRQIRVAPPVKTHVDCMTSQKLIRLPGLIDVHVHLREPGATHKEDFSSGTAAALAGGVTMVCAMPNTNPAITDAATFSLAQKLAEAGARCDFALFLGACSENAGSLTPIASSAAGLKMYLNDTYSQLKMDNVSLWMEHFEKWPAHLPIVAHAENQTVAAILMVAQLYKRSVHICHVAKKEEILIIKAAKQRGIQVTCEVAPHHLFLCLDDLERLGQKRGQVRPMLGTREDLQALWDNLDIIDCFATDHAPHSVEEKEGPNPPPGYPGLETMLPLLLTAVSDGRLTIDDIIKRLYENPRKIFSLPVQENTYIEVDLEQEWTVPQSMQFTKSKWTPFEGMELKGAIRRVVLRGEVAYIDGQVLVPAGYGQDVRKWTPPLVAASQPAPPKEMVKTPERHRHVTMQSETIRSRAPSPRRAGPAGDARFHMPPRIHRSSDPGLQADEQRERVAKKPPEADLSTIQDGYPHPPPIPRLMSPQNMPIQTVPHVQTSPLLHPFIGQHILSVKQFSKDQMSHLFNVAHTLRMLVQKERSLDILKGKVMAAMFFEASTRTSSSFAAAMHRLGGSVLSFSETTSSSQKGESLADSVQTMSCYADLLVVRHPEPGAVELAAKHCRKPVINAGDGVGEHPTQALLDIFTIREELGTVNGMTITMVGDLKHGRTVHSLACLLTQYRINLRYVTPRSLRMPSKIVHFVASKGIKQEEFGSIEEALPDTDVLYMTRIQKERFESKEEYDNCFGQFILTPHIMTRAKKKMVVMHPMPRVNEISLEVDSDPRAAYFRQAENGMYVRMALLATVLGKY, translated from the exons AGTATGACGGCCTCTTCCTCAGTAATGGCCCCGGGGACCCCGTGTACTGCCAGCAGTCCGTGCTCCACATCCACCGCTACATGGAGGGCGAGAACCCAAAACCCCTGTTTGGAATTTGCCTGGGGCACCAGATCCTCTCCCTGGTGATCGGCGCCAAGACCTACAAGATGAA ATACGGAAATCGCGGTCACAACCAGCCGTGTATCCACGCGGCGTCCCAGCGCTGCTTCATCACTTCCCAGAACCATGGCTACGCTGTGGACCCCCACACTCTCCCAGACGGGTGGTCTCCGCTCTTCACCAACGCCAATGACCACACCAATGAGGGAATCATTCATAACTCCAAGCCGTTTTTCAG CGTGCAGTTCCACCCGGAGCACCGCGCCGGCCCCATGGACCTCGTCTGTCTCTTCGATGTCTTCCTGGACACCGTACGTGACATGAAAGCTGGGAAGACGGAGCTGCGCACAG TGAAGGAACGTCTCGATCACGTCCTGACCTACAAGGACTCCCCGAACGTGAGTGACCTGCAGAGCGGCCGCCCCCGGAAGGTGCTCATCCTGGGCTCCGGGGGGCTGTCCATCGGCCAGGCCGGAGAGTTTGACTACTCGGGCTCTCAG GCCATTAAAGCTTTGAAGGAGGAGAAAATTCAGACCGTGCTCATTAACCCCAACATTGCCACAGTGCAGACCTCCAAGGGGCTGGCCGACAAGGTCTACTTCCTGCCCATCACAGCGGACTACGTGACTCAG GTGATTAAGAATGAGCGGCCAGACGGCGTCCTGCTAACGTTTGGTGGTCAGACGGCTCTGAACTGCGGCGTGGAGCTGACCAAGCGCGGCGTACTGGAGAAGTACAACGTCCGGGTGCTCGGGACCCCtgtcagctccatagaaatgaccGAGGACCGGAAGGTGTTTGTGGAGAAGATGGAGGAGATTGGCGAGCACGTCGCTCCAAGTGAAGCCGCCTTCTCTCTAGAACAG GCACAGGCAGCCGCTGAACGGCTCGGGTATCCAGTTCTGGTGCGCTCGGCCTACGCATTGGGCGGGTTGGGATCCGGATTTGCCAACTCGAAGGAGGAGATGACGTCGTTGGTGTGCCAGGCGTTTGCCCACACCACCCAGGTGCTGGTGGATAAATCCCTGAAGGGCTGGAAGGAGATAGAGTACGAGGTGGTGCGGGACGCCTACAACAACTGCGTGACG GTGTGTAACATGGAGAACGTGGACCCACTGGGCATTCACACCGGCGAGTCCATCGTGGTGGCCCCCAGCCAGACCCTGAACGACCGCGAGTACAACCTGCTGCGGAACACCGCCATAAAGGTGATCCAGCACCTGGGGATTGTGGGGGAGTGTAACATCCAGTATGCGCTAAACCCCGAATCTGAGCAG tattacatCATCGAGGTGAATGCTCGCCTCTCCCGCAGCTCTGCCCTGGCGAGTAAGGCGACTGGTTACCCCCTGGCATACGTGGCAGCAAAGCTGGCTCTGGGCATCCCACTGCCTGTCCTCAG GAACTCTGTCACCAATTCCACGACCGCCAACTTCGAGCCCAGCCTGGACTACTGCGTGGTGAAGGCGCCGCGCTGGGACCTCAGCAAGTTCCTGCGGGTCAGCACCAAGATCGGCAGCTCCATGAAGAGCGTGG GTGAAGTGATGTCGGTGGGGCGGAGCTTTGAGGAGGCGTTCCAGAAGGCGTTGCGCATGGTGGACGAGAACTGCGTGGGGTTCGATCACACAGTGAAGTCTGCATCTGATGAG GAACTGGCCACTCCCACCGATAAGCGGATCTTTGTGCTGGCGGCCGCCCTGCGCGCTGGTTACACCATTGAGCGGCTGTACGAGCTGACCAAGATCGATCGCTGGTTCCTGCACAAGATGAAGAACATCACCGACCACGTGAACGCGCTGGAGGCATGCCGGGACGAGAATGCCATGCCGCGTAGTCTCCTGCACCGCGCAAAACAGCTGGGCTTCTCCGACAAGCAGATCGCACAGGCCGTGCAGAG CACGGAGCTGGCCGTCCGGAAGGTGAGGCAGGAATGGCAGATTCTGCCGCAGGTGAAGCAGATCGACACGGTGGCTGCAGAGTGGCCAGCGCAGACCAATTACCTGTACCTGACCTACAACGGCATCGAGCATGACCTGGACTTCCAGGAGCCCCACGTCATGGTGCTAGGATCCGGCGTCTACCGCATCGGCAGCAGCGTGGAGTTTGACTGGTGTGCGGTGGGTTGCATCCAGGAACTGCGCAAG ATGGGCTTTAAGACTATCATGGTGAACTACAACCCGGAGACTGTGAGCACCGACTACGACATGTGCGACCGCCTGTATTTCGATGAGATTTCCTTTGAG GTGGTGATGGACATCTATGAGCTGGAGAACCCGGAGGGGATTATCCTGTCCATGGGGGGGCAGCTCCCTAATAACATCGCCATGTCCCTGCACCGTCAGCAGTGCCGTGTCCTGGGCACTTCCCCCGAGGCCATCGACTCTGCTGAGAACCGCTTCAAGTTCTCTCGCCTGCTGGACACGATCGGGATCAGTCAGCCGCAGTGGAAGGAGCTCTCAGACACACAG TGTGCGCTTCAGTTCTGTAACGCGGTTGGTTACCCCTGCGTTGTGCGGCCATCGTACGTTTTGAGCGGCGCTGCCATGAATGTGGCCTATTCTGATGATGATCTGGAGAAGTTCCTCACCAGTGCTGTGGCCGTGTCTAAGGAGTATCCGGTGGTCATCTCCAAGTTCATCCAGGAAGCCAAG GAGATCGACGTTGACGCGGTGGCATGTGACGGGGTGGTGGTCGCTGTGGCCATTTCTGAGCACGTGGAGAATGCGGGGGTGCACTCTGGAGATGCCACGCTGGTCACCCCTCCTCAGGATATCACCCCCAAAACTCTGGAGAGGATTAAGGCCATCGTCCATGCGGTGGGGCTGGAGCTCCAGGTGACAGGGCCCTTTAACCTCCAGCTGATCGCAAAG GACGATCAGCTGAGGGTGATTGAGTGTAATGTCCGAGTCTCCCGCTCCTTTCCCTTTGTCTCTAAGACGCTTGGGGAGGATCTGGTGGCCCTGGCCACGCAAGTCATTATGGGGGAAGAGGTGGAGCCACTCGGGCTTATGGCAGGCACAGGAATTGTTGGATTAAAG GTGCCGCAGTTCTCCTTCTCTCGTCTGGCTGGAGCAGACGTGGTTCTCGGGGTGGAGATGACCAGCACCGGGGAGGTGGCTTGCTTTGGGGAGAACCGCTATGAGGCGTATCTGAAGGCCATGCTGAGCACCGGCTTCAAGATCCCTCAGAACAACATCCTACTGACCATCGGGAGCTACAAG AATAAGAGTGAGCTTCTGCCCACGGTGCGGACATTGGAGAGCCTGGGATACAGTCTGTATGCCAGCGTGGGTACAGCGGACTTCTACACAGAGCATGGCATCAAG GTGAAAGCCATGGATTGGCCATTTGAGGAAACGGACAACGATGGGGCCCTGAAGGAGAAGCAGCGGAGCATCATGGACCATCTGTCTGAGAACCACTTTGACCTTGTCATCAACCTCTCCATGAGGAACTCTGGGGGGCGCAGACTGTCCTCCTTTGTGACACGTGGTTACCGTACCCGCCGATTGGCCGTGGACTACTCGGTGCCCCTTATCATTGATATCAAGTGCACCAAACTGTTTGTGGAG GCTCTCAGGCAGATCAGAGTGGCGCCTCCAGTGAAGACCCATGTGGACTGTATGACCTCCCAGAAACTCATCCGCCTACCAG GTCTGATTGACGTCCACGTGCATCTGCGGGAGCCAGGCGCCACACACAAGGAAGACTTCTCGTCTGGAACGGCGGCAGCGCTGGCTGGTGGTGTGACCATGGTGTGCGCCATGCCCAATACCAACCCTGCCATCACAGACGCAGCCACATTCTCATTGGCGCAGAAG TTGGCGGAGGCTGGCGCCCGCTGTGACTTTGCCCTGTTCCTTGGAGCGTGTTCAGAGAACGCAGGTTCCCTCACCCCCATCGCCAGCTCAGCGGCTGGACTGAAGATGTACCTGAACGACACCTACTCCCAGCTGAAGATGGACAACGTGTCCCTGTGGATGGAG CACTTTGAGAAGTGGCCCGCTCACTTGCCCATCGTGGCTCATGCTGAGAACCAGACGGTTGCCGCCATCTTGATGGTGGCGCAGTTGTACAAGCGATCGGTGCACATCTGCCATGTGgccaagaaggaggag ATTCTCATCATCAAGGCGGCCAAGCAGCGGGGGATACAGGTGACTTGCGAGGTGGCCCCCCATCATCTCTTCCTGTGTCTGGATGACCTGGAGCGGCTGGGTCAGAAGCGAGGCCAGGTGCGCCCCATGCTGGGCACCAGAGAAGACCTGCAGGCACTGTGGGACAACCTGGACATTATTGACTGCTTCGCCACAGATCACG CCCCTCATTCTGTGGAGGAAAAGGAAGGTCCTAATCCTCCTCCTGGATACCCGGGCCTGGAGACCATGCTGCCCCTTCTGCTTACTGCAGTCAGTGATGGGCGACTGACTATCGATGACATCATCAAACGGCTGTACGAGAACCCCCGAAAAATCTTCTCCCTCCCAGTCCAAGAGAACACATACATAGAG GTGGATCTGGAGCAGGAGTGGACCGTCCCGCAGTCCATGCAGTTCACCAAGTCGAAGTGGACTCCGTTTGAAGGGATGGAGCTGAAGGGTGCGATACGCAGGGTGGTTCTCCGAGGGGAAGTCGCCTACATAGACGGCCAG GTTCTAGTGCCGGCCGGTTATGGTCAGGATGTCAGGAAATGGACTCCACCGCTGGTCGCAGCCTCGCAGCCGGCGCCCCCTAAAGAGATGGTGAAG ACTCCAGAGCGTCACCGTCATGTCACCATGCAGAGCGAGACCATCCGCAGCCGCGCTCCCAGCCCCCGCAGAGCCGGCCCCGCCGGAGACGCCCGCTTCCATATGCCCCCCAGAATCCATCGCTCCTCTGATCCCGGGTTACAAG CTGACGAGCAGAGGGAGCGAGTGGCCAAGAAGCCTCCAGAAGCAG ATCTCTCCACCATCCAGGACGGTTACCCCCACCCGCCCCCGATCCCTCGCCTCATGTCCCCCCAGAACATGCCCATACAGACTGTCCCCCACGTGCAGACCTCCCCGCTGCTGCACCCCTTCATAGGACAGCACATCCTGTCCGTCAAGCAGTTCAGCAAGGATCAG ATGTCGCACCTCTTTAATGTGGCGCACACGCTGCGGATGCTGGTGCAGAAGGAGCGCAGTTTGGACATTCTCAAG GGTAAAGTAATGGCCGCCATGTTTTTCGAGGCGAGCACACGGACCAGCAGCTCCTTTGCGGCAGCCATGCATCGCCTGGGCGGCTCTGTGCTCTCGTTTTCGGAGACTACGTCGTCCTCTCAGAAGGGGGAGTCGCTGGCGGACTCTGTTCAGACCATGAGCTGTTACGCGGATCTGCTGGTGGTGAGACATCCAGAGCCAGGCGCTGTGGAG CTTGCCGCTAAGCACTGCCGTAAACCAGTGATCAATGCGGGAGACGGGGTGGGAGAGCATCCAACACAAGCCCTGCTGGATATCTTCACCATccgggaggagctgggcaccgtCAACGGGATGACG ATCACCATGGTCGGAGATCTGAAGCATGGCCGCACAGTCCACTCTCTCGCCTGCCTCCTGACCCAATACCGCATCAATCTGAGATACGTGACGCCGCGCAGCCTGCGCATGCCCTCCAAGATCGTCCACTTTGTGGCTTCCAAGGGAATCAAGCAG GAGGAGTTCGGCAGCATTGAGGAGGCGCTCCCGGACACAGACGTGCTCTACATGACCCGGATACAGAAGGAGAGGTTCGAGAGCAAGGAGGAGTATGACAAT TGTTTTGGACAGTTCATCCTCACCCCACACATCATGACCCGTGCCAAGAAGAAGATGGTGGTGATGCACCCGATGCCACGTGTCAATGAGATCAG TCTTGAAGTGGACTCGGACCCTCGGGCAGCGTACTTCCGCCAGGCCGAGAACGGGATGTACGTGCGGATGGCGCTGCTGGCCACAGTCCTGGGAAAGTACTGA